Proteins encoded together in one Helicobacter pylori window:
- a CDS encoding response regulator, translating to MKILIIEDDLALARSISHNLHDLGHFCEIISGISEENKEPYDVILVSSKVCTQGRCEHFVRYNSKQIIIMMASHVNEDGVNKPIQAGARDYILKPFKMDELLRKIQYHKAYQEMTARLGFYENYLDFIHAELPLPKDFSYRPPFIIHTPSQELANAYLLQYAKERQMDFSFFSLKDTTWKELYKNKDKLERPFYIMHLEELKKDEQLKLLELARSCPIVLSYTHKEPLEFPKIVSIECGNKPLSLFNNHTTFLSIQEYEKEAIRHFSSTCTDTELANKLGISRKSLWEKRRKYNLPRK from the coding sequence ATGAAAATCTTAATCATTGAAGACGATTTAGCGCTAGCTAGGAGTATCTCTCATAATTTGCATGATTTAGGGCATTTTTGCGAGATCATCTCTGGCATTTCAGAAGAAAATAAAGAGCCTTATGATGTGATTTTGGTTTCTTCTAAAGTTTGCACTCAAGGGCGTTGCGAACACTTTGTGCGTTATAATTCCAAGCAAATCATTATCATGATGGCTTCGCATGTCAATGAAGATGGCGTGAATAAACCCATTCAAGCGGGAGCGAGAGATTATATTCTAAAACCTTTTAAAATGGATGAATTGTTGCGTAAGATCCAATACCACAAAGCCTACCAAGAAATGACCGCTCGCTTGGGATTTTATGAAAATTACTTAGACTTTATCCATGCGGAATTGCCCTTGCCTAAAGATTTTTCCTACAGGCCGCCCTTTATCATCCACACGCCCTCTCAAGAGCTCGCGAACGCTTATTTATTGCAATACGCTAAAGAAAGGCAAATGGATTTTTCTTTTTTCTCTTTAAAGGATACCACTTGGAAAGAGCTATACAAGAATAAAGACAAACTAGAACGCCCTTTTTACATCATGCATTTAGAAGAGCTTAAAAAAGATGAGCAATTGAAATTGCTAGAATTGGCCCGTTCATGCCCTATTGTTTTGTCCTATACCCATAAAGAACCCCTAGAATTTCCTAAAATTGTGAGCATTGAATGCGGCAATAAACCCCTATCTTTGTTTAATAACCACACGACTTTCCTTTCCATTCAAGAGTATGAAAAAGAAGCGATTAGGCATTTTTCTTCTACTTGCACGGACACGGAATTAGCCAACAAGCTTGGCATTAGCCGCAAAAGCCTTTGGGAAAAACGCCGGAAATATAACTTACCGCGCAAATAA
- a CDS encoding bifunctional 2-C-methyl-D-erythritol 4-phosphate cytidylyltransferase/2-C-methyl-D-erythritol 2,4-cyclodiphosphate synthase, whose translation MSLIRVNGEAFELSLESLEEDPFETKETLETLIKQTSVVLLAAGESKRFSQTIKKQWLRSNHTPLWLSVYESFKEALEFKEILLVVSELDYIYIQRHYPEIKLVKGGASRQESVRNALKIIDSTYTLTSDVARGLANIEALKSLFLTLQQTSHYCIAPYLPCYDTAIYYNEALDREAIKLIQTPQLSHTKTLQSALNQGDFKDESSAILQAFPDRVSYIEGSKNLHKLTTSDDLKHFALFFNPAKDTFIGMGFDTHAFVENKPMVLGGVVLDCEFGLKAHSDGDALLHAVIDAILGAIKGGDIGEWFPDNDPKYKNASSKELLRIVLDFSQSIGFELFEMGATIFSEIPKITPYKPAILENLSQLLGLEKSQISLKATTMEKMGFIGKQEGLLVQAHVSMRYQQKL comes from the coding sequence ATGTCTTTGATTAGAGTGAATGGGGAAGCTTTTGAACTCTCTTTAGAAAGTTTAGAAGAAGACCCTTTTGAAACTAAAGAAACGCTAGAAACGCTTATCAAACAAACGAGTGTTGTTTTATTAGCCGCTGGGGAATCTAAGCGTTTTTCTCAAACAATCAAAAAGCAATGGCTGCGCTCTAATCATACCCCCTTATGGCTCAGCGTTTATGAAAGCTTTAAAGAAGCCCTAGAATTTAAAGAAATCCTTTTAGTCGTAAGCGAATTGGATTATATTTATATCCAACGCCATTACCCTGAAATCAAGCTTGTAAAAGGCGGGGCATCAAGGCAAGAATCCGTGCGTAACGCCTTAAAAATAATTGATAGCACTTACACGCTCACCAGCGATGTGGCTAGGGGTTTAGCCAATATTGAAGCGCTCAAAAGTTTGTTTTTAACCCTCCAACAAACAAGCCATTATTGCATCGCTCCTTACTTGCCTTGCTATGACACAGCAATCTATTATAACGAGGCTTTAGATAGAGAAGCGATCAAACTCATTCAAACCCCGCAATTAAGCCACACCAAAACGCTCCAATCAGCCCTAAATCAAGGGGATTTTAAAGATGAAAGCAGCGCGATTTTACAAGCTTTCCCTGATCGTGTGAGTTATATTGAAGGCAGTAAAAATTTGCACAAACTCACCACGAGCGATGATTTGAAACATTTCGCACTCTTTTTTAACCCAGCAAAAGACACTTTTATCGGCATGGGTTTTGATACGCATGCGTTTGTTGAAAATAAGCCTATGGTTTTAGGGGGGGTTGTTTTGGATTGCGAGTTTGGGTTAAAGGCTCATAGCGATGGCGATGCTTTGTTGCATGCGGTTATTGATGCGATTTTAGGAGCGATTAAAGGGGGGGATATTGGCGAATGGTTCCCTGATAATGACCCCAAATACAAAAACGCCTCTTCTAAAGAGCTTTTAAGAATCGTGTTGGATTTTTCTCAAAGCATTGGGTTTGAGTTGTTTGAAATGGGGGCGACCATCTTTAGCGAAATCCCTAAAATCACTCCTTACAAACCGGCGATTTTAGAGAATTTGAGCCAACTTTTGGGTTTAGAAAAATCTCAAATCAGCTTGAAAGCCACCACAATGGAAAAAATGGGGTTCATTGGCAAACAAGAAGGGCTGTTAGTCCAAGCGCATGTGAGCATGCGTTATCAACAAAAACTTTAA
- a CDS encoding 5'-3' exonuclease: MRQAFNKVRFAHSKTLLLDIDCVIPNIVRRLLSNKTLPKRFAAYSLQEVGVIFLTTQILSIMRKTRCSKTLFFITRGRESFRYQLCDHYKQKRHQFDEDFRSLLKALKIALVEKYPLKKGAKIQGEHCFEYEADDIISFYKKKDPNNYVIASMDKDILYSNRGSHFNLKTNAFFNVSQKEAHFFAYYQCVVGDKGDNIKGVKGIGGFNYKDFLNEDAKEHELWEQIIQAFKIKEDLSDSEAKEKALLNMRLVNMHQMTHHGVIKLWEPEFKKAFFPKKTQRPDFKRIS; the protein is encoded by the coding sequence ATTAGACAAGCGTTTAACAAGGTAAGGTTTGCACATTCAAAAACCCTTTTACTAGACATTGATTGCGTGATCCCTAATATTGTTAGGCGTTTGCTCTCTAATAAAACGCTCCCTAAACGATTCGCTGCTTACAGCTTGCAAGAAGTGGGCGTTATTTTTCTCACCACTCAAATTTTATCCATCATGCGTAAAACCCGTTGCTCTAAAACGCTTTTTTTTATCACTAGGGGCAGAGAGAGTTTCCGCTACCAGCTGTGCGATCATTACAAACAAAAACGCCACCAATTTGATGAAGATTTTAGATCCCTTTTAAAAGCTCTAAAGATCGCTTTAGTGGAAAAATACCCCCTAAAAAAAGGGGCTAAAATCCAGGGCGAACATTGTTTTGAATATGAAGCCGATGATATTATCTCTTTTTACAAAAAGAAAGACCCCAACAATTATGTGATAGCCAGCATGGATAAGGATATTTTGTATTCCAATAGAGGTTCTCATTTCAATCTCAAAACCAACGCTTTTTTTAATGTGAGTCAAAAAGAGGCTCATTTTTTTGCTTATTACCAGTGCGTTGTGGGGGATAAGGGGGATAATATTAAAGGGGTTAAAGGGATTGGTGGCTTCAACTATAAAGATTTTTTAAACGAAGACGCTAAAGAGCATGAATTGTGGGAGCAGATTATTCAAGCGTTCAAAATTAAAGAAGATTTGAGCGACAGTGAAGCTAAAGAAAAGGCTCTTTTAAACATGCGTTTAGTCAATATGCACCAGATGACCCACCATGGCGTGATCAAACTATGGGAGCCTGAGTTTAAAAAAGCTTTTTTCCCTAAAAAAACACAAAGACCTGATTTTAAAAGAATTTCTTAA
- a CDS encoding MerR family transcriptional regulator produces the protein MCDYDEPLYLISVVAKILGVHPQTLRQYEKEGLIEPSRTDGKMRLYSQRDMDKIKTILRLTRDMGVNLAGVDIILRLKEKLDELDNLNKELQDALQKHSKNTKTPTKNLNTPTNFYELILFKK, from the coding sequence GTGTGCGATTATGATGAACCGCTTTATTTGATCAGCGTCGTGGCTAAAATCTTAGGCGTGCACCCTCAAACCTTGCGCCAATACGAAAAAGAGGGTTTGATAGAGCCTAGCAGGACTGATGGGAAAATGCGCTTGTATTCCCAACGAGACATGGACAAAATCAAAACGATTTTACGCCTTACAAGGGATATGGGGGTTAATCTAGCGGGCGTGGATATTATCTTGCGCTTAAAAGAAAAGCTTGATGAATTAGACAATCTCAATAAAGAATTGCAAGACGCTCTGCAAAAACACTCTAAAAACACCAAAACCCCAACGAAAAATTTAAACACCCCTACGAATTTTTACGAATTGATTTTATTTAAAAAATGA
- a CDS encoding Do family serine endopeptidase, producing the protein MMKKTLFISLALALSLNAGNIQIQNMPKVKERISVPSKEDTIYSYHDSIKDSIKAVVNISTEKKIKNNFIGGGVFNDPFFQQFFGDLGGMIPKERMERALGSGVIISKDGYIVTNNHVIDGADKIKVTIPGSNKEYSATLVGTDSESDLAVIRITKDNLPTIKFSDSNDISVGDLVFAIGNPFGVGESVTQGIVSALNKSGIGINSYENFIQTDASINPGNSGGALIDSRGGLVGINTAIISKTGGNHGIGFAIPSNMVKDIVTQLIKTGKIERGYLGVGLQDLSGDLQNSYDNKEGAVVISVEKDSPAKKAGILVWDLITEVNGKKVKNTNELRNLIGSMLPNQRVTLKVIRDKKERTFTLTLAERKNPNKKETISAQNGAQGQLNGLQVEDLTQKTKRSMRLSDDVQGVLVSQVNENSPAEQAGFRQGNIITKIEEIEVKSVADFNHALEKYKGKPKRFLVLDLNQGYRIILVK; encoded by the coding sequence ATGATGAAAAAAACCCTTTTTATCTCTTTGGCTTTAGCGTTAAGCTTGAATGCGGGCAATATCCAAATCCAAAACATGCCCAAAGTGAAAGAGCGAATAAGCGTCCCCTCTAAAGAGGATACGATCTATTCTTACCACGATTCTATTAAGGATTCTATTAAAGCGGTGGTGAATATCTCTACTGAAAAGAAGATTAAAAACAACTTTATAGGTGGCGGTGTGTTTAACGACCCCTTTTTCCAACAATTTTTTGGGGATTTGGGTGGCATGATCCCTAAAGAAAGAATGGAAAGGGCTTTGGGCAGCGGCGTCATCATTTCTAAAGATGGCTATATTGTAACTAATAACCATGTGATTGATGGCGCGGATAAGATTAAAGTTACCATTCCAGGGAGCAATAAAGAGTATTCCGCTACTTTAGTAGGCACGGATTCTGAAAGCGATTTAGCGGTGATTCGCATCACTAAAGACAACTTACCCACGATCAAATTCTCTGATTCTAACGATATTTCAGTGGGCGATTTGGTTTTTGCGATTGGCAACCCTTTTGGCGTGGGCGAAAGCGTTACGCAAGGCATTGTTTCAGCACTCAATAAAAGCGGGATTGGGATCAACAGCTATGAGAATTTCATTCAAACAGACGCCTCTATTAATCCTGGAAATTCCGGCGGCGCTTTAATTGATAGCCGTGGAGGGTTAGTGGGGATCAATACCGCTATTATCTCTAAAACCGGCGGTAACCACGGCATTGGCTTTGCCATCCCTTCTAACATGGTTAAAGATATTGTAACCCAACTCATCAAAACCGGCAAGATTGAAAGAGGTTACTTGGGCGTGGGCTTGCAAGATTTGAGCGGCGATTTGCAAAATTCTTATGACAATAAAGAAGGGGCAGTAGTCATTAGCGTAGAAAAAGACTCTCCGGCTAAAAAAGCAGGGATTTTGGTGTGGGATTTGATCACCGAAGTCAATGGGAAAAAGGTTAAAAACACGAATGAGTTAAGAAATCTAATCGGCTCCATGCTACCCAATCAAAGAGTAACCTTAAAAGTCATTAGAGACAAAAAAGAACGCACCTTCACTCTCACTCTAGCTGAAAGGAAAAACCCTAACAAAAAAGAAACCATTTCTGCTCAAAACGGCGCGCAAGGCCAATTGAACGGGCTTCAAGTAGAAGATTTAACTCAAAAAACCAAAAGGTCTATGCGTTTGAGCGATGATGTTCAAGGGGTTTTAGTCTCTCAAGTGAATGAAAATTCCCCAGCAGAGCAAGCCGGCTTTAGGCAAGGCAACATCATCACAAAAATTGAAGAGATTGAAGTTAAAAGCGTTGCGGATTTTAACCATGCTTTAGAAAAATATAAAGGCAAACCCAAACGATTCTTAGTTTTAGACTTGAATCAAGGTTATAGGATCATTTTGGTGAAATGA
- a CDS encoding J domain-containing protein — protein sequence MSKSLYQTLNVSENASQDEIKKSYRRLARQYHPDLNKTKEAEEKFKEINAAYEILSDEEKRRQYDQFGDNMFGGQNFSDFARSRGPSEDLDDILSSIFGKGGFSQRFSQNSQGFSSFNFSNFSNFAPENLDITATLNVSVLDTLLGNKKQVSINNETFSLKIPIGVEEGEKIRVRNKGKTGRTGRGDLLLQIHIEEDEMYRREKDDIIQIFDLPLKTALFGGKIEIATWHKTLTLTIPPNTKAMQKFRIKEKGIKNRKTSYVGDLYLQARLILPKTETLSNELKALLEKEL from the coding sequence ATGAGCAAGAGTTTATACCAAACTTTAAACGTGAGCGAAAACGCCAGCCAAGATGAAATCAAAAAATCCTACCGCCGTTTAGCCAGACAATACCACCCGGATTTGAATAAAACCAAAGAAGCCGAAGAAAAATTCAAAGAAATCAACGCCGCTTATGAAATTTTGAGCGACGAAGAAAAACGCCGCCAATACGATCAGTTTGGCGATAACATGTTTGGCGGGCAGAATTTCAGCGATTTTGCCAGAAGCCGTGGTCCTAGTGAAGATTTAGACGATATTTTAAGCTCTATTTTTGGGAAAGGAGGCTTTTCGCAAAGATTTTCTCAAAATTCGCAAGGCTTTTCTAGTTTTAATTTTTCTAATTTTTCTAATTTCGCCCCTGAAAATTTAGACATAACCGCCACTTTAAATGTCTCTGTTTTAGACACCCTTTTAGGCAATAAAAAACAAGTGAGCATCAATAATGAGACTTTTAGCCTTAAAATCCCTATTGGCGTAGAAGAGGGCGAAAAGATTAGGGTTCGCAACAAGGGGAAAACGGGGCGAACGGGCAGGGGCGATTTGCTCTTACAGATCCATATTGAAGAAGATGAAATGTATAGGCGCGAGAAAGACGATATTATCCAAATCTTTGATTTACCCTTAAAAACGGCTCTTTTTGGAGGGAAAATTGAAATCGCTACTTGGCATAAAACCTTAACCCTAACCATTCCCCCCAACACCAAAGCGATGCAAAAATTCCGCATTAAAGAAAAAGGGATCAAAAACAGAAAAACTTCGTATGTGGGGGATTTGTATTTGCAAGCTCGTTTGATTTTGCCTAAAACTGAAACGCTTTCTAATGAGTTAAAAGCGTTATTAGAAAAAGAATTGTAA
- a CDS encoding AAA family ATPase produces MSLTSLLNPKSLEDFLGQEHLIGKDAPLFKALQSKHFSHAFFYGPPSVGKTSLAQIIAHMLERPILLFNATDFKLEDLCLKLKNYQNTLLKPVVFIDETHRLNKTQQEFLLPIMEKDHALILGASTQDPNYSLSHAIRSRSFIFELTPLKKSDLDKLCAKALTLLKKQIEPSAKTYLLNNSAGDARALLNLLDLSAKIEDPITLETLQSLRPHSLNDGSYSDDTHYNLTSALIKSLRGSDENASIYYLARLIASGENPEFIARRLVIFASEDIGNANPNALNLASSCLFSVKQIGYPEARIILSQCVIYLACSPKSNTAYRAINQALDCVQKGLLYPIPKHLLPHSKDYLYPHDYNGYVKQDYLEKPLNLVSSQGIGFEKTLLEWLDKIRN; encoded by the coding sequence ATGAGCCTGACTTCGCTTTTAAACCCAAAAAGCCTAGAAGATTTTTTAGGCCAAGAGCATTTAATAGGGAAAGACGCCCCCTTATTTAAAGCCTTACAATCCAAACACTTCTCCCATGCCTTTTTCTATGGCCCTCCTAGCGTGGGTAAAACAAGCCTGGCTCAAATCATCGCCCACATGCTAGAGCGCCCCATTCTTTTGTTTAATGCGACGGATTTTAAGCTAGAGGATTTGTGCCTTAAGCTTAAAAATTACCAAAACACCCTTTTAAAGCCCGTTGTTTTTATTGATGAAACCCACAGATTGAATAAAACCCAACAAGAATTTTTACTCCCCATTATGGAAAAAGATCACGCTTTAATCTTAGGGGCTAGCACGCAAGATCCTAATTACAGCCTAAGCCATGCGATCCGCTCAAGAAGTTTTATTTTTGAATTAACCCCCCTAAAAAAGAGCGATTTAGACAAGCTTTGCGCTAAAGCTTTAACATTGCTCAAAAAACAAATAGAGCCTAGCGCTAAAACCTACCTTTTAAACAACAGCGCTGGCGACGCTAGAGCGTTATTAAACCTTTTAGATTTGAGCGCTAAAATAGAAGATCCTATCACTTTAGAAACGCTGCAATCCTTACGGCCTCATAGCCTAAATGACGGATCTTATAGCGATGATACGCATTATAACCTTACTAGCGCGTTAATCAAGTCTTTAAGAGGGAGCGATGAAAACGCTTCCATCTATTATCTGGCGCGCTTGATTGCTAGTGGGGAAAACCCGGAATTTATCGCCAGAAGGCTGGTGATTTTTGCGAGCGAAGATATTGGTAACGCTAACCCAAACGCCCTTAATTTAGCCTCTTCTTGCTTGTTTTCAGTCAAACAAATCGGCTACCCTGAAGCGCGCATTATTTTAAGCCAGTGCGTGATTTATCTGGCTTGTTCGCCTAAATCCAACACGGCTTATAGAGCGATCAATCAGGCTTTGGATTGCGTTCAAAAGGGCTTGCTCTACCCTATTCCTAAACACTTGCTACCTCATTCTAAAGACTATCTTTACCCGCATGATTATAACGGCTATGTCAAACAAGATTATTTAGAAAAACCCCTCAATTTGGTTTCTTCTCAAGGCATAGGGTTTGAAAAAACCCTTTTAGAATGGCTTGATAAAATAAGAAATTGA
- a CDS encoding amino acid permease, whose protein sequence is MDNQEITHQNTTQKQGELKRDMKMRHLLMIAFGGAIGTGLFVGTGGNIASAGPLGTLIAYGFGGLVVYCIMLSLGELASVYPTTGSFGDYAAKFIGPGTGYMVFWMYWLGWVITVALEYIAIGMLMQRWFVNIPIHYWVISCIALVFLLNFFSVKIFAEGEFFFSLIKVLAVIAFIGIGAIGIIYQIYLHGFSSIFDNFHFGDKGFFPNGSAAVFSAMLAVIFAFTGTEVIGVAVGETKNASEVMPKAIKATLWRIVFFFLGSVFVISVFLPMSDSSIAQSPFVSVLERINLPFIGMGIPYVADIMNAVIITAMFSTANSGLYGASRMIYGLSKQKMFFKVFSQLNRQGTPTYAMFFSLSFSLIGLLVQIYAKENVVEALINVISFTVIIVWVSVSISQYSFRKQYLKAGHSLEDLPYKAPFLPFLQLIGITGCIIGVIGSAMDKDQRIGMILTIVFAVVCYIGYYFTQKANENNKKDLI, encoded by the coding sequence ATGGACAATCAAGAGATAACGCATCAAAATACCACGCAAAAACAAGGCGAGCTTAAAAGAGACATGAAAATGCGCCATCTCTTAATGATTGCATTTGGAGGAGCGATTGGCACAGGGCTTTTTGTAGGCACTGGAGGTAATATTGCGAGCGCTGGCCCTTTAGGGACCTTGATCGCTTATGGTTTTGGAGGGCTTGTGGTTTATTGCATCATGCTCTCTTTAGGCGAATTGGCTAGCGTTTATCCCACTACAGGAAGCTTTGGGGATTATGCGGCTAAATTCATAGGCCCTGGCACGGGCTATATGGTTTTTTGGATGTATTGGCTTGGCTGGGTGATCACGGTTGCGTTAGAATATATTGCTATAGGCATGCTCATGCAACGCTGGTTTGTAAATATTCCTATCCATTATTGGGTTATTTCATGCATTGCGTTAGTTTTTTTATTGAACTTTTTTTCGGTTAAAATTTTTGCCGAGGGCGAGTTTTTCTTCAGCCTGATTAAGGTTTTAGCGGTGATCGCTTTTATAGGCATTGGTGCGATTGGGATCATCTATCAAATCTATTTGCATGGGTTTAGTTCTATTTTTGATAACTTCCATTTTGGCGATAAGGGGTTTTTCCCTAACGGGAGCGCAGCGGTTTTTAGCGCGATGCTCGCTGTTATTTTTGCTTTCACTGGCACAGAAGTCATTGGGGTGGCTGTAGGAGAGACTAAAAACGCTAGCGAGGTGATGCCCAAAGCGATTAAAGCGACTTTGTGGCGGATTGTCTTTTTCTTTTTAGGCTCTGTGTTTGTCATTTCTGTTTTTTTACCCATGAGCGATTCGTCTATCGCGCAAAGCCCTTTTGTGAGCGTTTTAGAACGCATCAACTTGCCCTTTATTGGCATGGGTATCCCTTATGTGGCTGATATAATGAACGCTGTTATCATTACGGCGATGTTTTCTACCGCTAATTCAGGGCTTTATGGAGCGAGCCGCATGATTTATGGGCTATCCAAACAAAAGATGTTTTTTAAAGTTTTTTCCCAACTCAACCGACAAGGCACGCCCACTTATGCGATGTTTTTTTCCCTTTCTTTTTCCCTTATAGGGCTTTTAGTCCAAATTTATGCCAAAGAAAATGTCGTGGAAGCCTTGATTAATGTGATCAGTTTCACGGTGATTATTGTGTGGGTTAGCGTGTCCATTTCGCAATATTCTTTCCGCAAGCAATACTTAAAAGCTGGGCATTCTTTAGAGGATTTGCCTTATAAAGCCCCCTTTCTGCCCTTTTTGCAACTCATAGGGATCACTGGGTGTATTATCGGCGTGATTGGTTCGGCTATGGATAAGGATCAACGCATCGGGATGATTTTAACGATTGTTTTTGCTGTTGTGTGTTACATTGGATACTATTTTACACAAAAAGCTAATGAAAATAACAAAAAAGATTTGATATAA
- a CDS encoding transcriptional repressor yields the protein MKRLETLESILERLRMSIKKNGLKNSKQREEVVSVLYRSGTHLSPEEITHSIRQKDKNTSISSVYRILNFLEKENFICVLETSKSGRRYEIAAKEHHDHIICLHCGKIIEFADPEIENRQNEVVKKYQAKLISHDMKMFVWCKECQESEC from the coding sequence ATGAAAAGATTAGAAACTTTAGAATCTATTTTAGAGCGCTTGAGGATGTCTATCAAAAAAAACGGACTCAAAAATTCAAAACAAAGAGAAGAAGTGGTGAGCGTTTTGTATCGCAGCGGCACACACTTAAGCCCTGAAGAAATCACGCATTCTATCCGCCAAAAGGACAAAAACACCAGCATTTCTTCTGTGTATCGCATTTTGAATTTCTTAGAAAAAGAAAATTTTATCTGTGTTTTAGAGACTTCAAAAAGTGGCCGGCGTTATGAAATTGCGGCTAAAGAACACCATGATCACATCATTTGTTTGCATTGCGGTAAGATCATTGAATTTGCAGACCCCGAAATTGAAAACCGCCAGAATGAAGTCGTTAAAAAATATCAAGCCAAGCTGATCAGCCATGACATGAAAATGTTTGTGTGGTGTAAAGAATGCCAAGAGAGTGAATGTTAA
- a CDS encoding DUF386 family protein → MAIFGELSSLGHLFKKTQELEILHAYLKEVMQKGSKANQRVLNLASNTEFQVPLGHGIFSIEQSYCLEHAKESEKGFFESHQQYVDFQLIVKGVEGAKVVGINQVAIKNPYDEKKDLIVYEPVSEASFLRLDAGMLAIFFESDAHALRFYGESFEKYREEPIFKAVVKAPKGLIKLKL, encoded by the coding sequence ATGGCTATTTTTGGGGAATTAAGCTCGCTTGGGCATTTGTTTAAAAAAACGCAAGAATTAGAAATTTTGCATGCGTATTTAAAAGAAGTCATGCAAAAGGGTAGTAAAGCGAATCAAAGGGTTTTAAACCTCGCTTCTAATACAGAATTTCAAGTGCCTTTAGGGCATGGCATCTTTAGCATAGAGCAGAGTTATTGTTTAGAGCATGCTAAAGAAAGCGAGAAAGGCTTTTTTGAAAGCCACCAACAATATGTGGATTTCCAGCTGATTGTCAAAGGCGTTGAGGGGGCTAAAGTGGTGGGTATTAATCAAGTTGCCATTAAAAACCCTTACGATGAAAAAAAAGACTTGATCGTTTATGAGCCGGTTAGTGAGGCTTCTTTTTTGCGTTTGGATGCGGGCATGCTGGCTATTTTTTTTGAAAGCGATGCGCATGCGTTGAGGTTTTATGGAGAGTCTTTTGAAAAATATAGGGAAGAGCCGATTTTTAAAGCGGTCGTTAAAGCGCCCAAAGGGTTAATCAAATTAAAATTATGA
- a CDS encoding DUF2147 domain-containing protein, translating to MKLVSLVIVFCCFLGAVELPGVYQTQPFLYMKSSFVEFFEHNGKFYAYGISDADGSKARKDKLNPNPKLRNRSDKGVVFLSDLIKVGKRSYKGGKAYNFYDGKTYYVRVTQNSNGDLEFTSSYDKWGYVGKTFTWKRLSDEEIKNLKLKRFNLDEVLKTIKDSPI from the coding sequence ATGAAATTGGTGAGTCTTGTTATAGTTTTTTGTTGTTTTTTAGGGGCTGTAGAGTTGCCTGGAGTTTATCAAACCCAGCCTTTTTTATACATGAAAAGCTCTTTTGTGGAGTTTTTTGAGCATAATGGGAAGTTCTATGCCTATGGTATTTCTGATGCGGATGGCTCTAAAGCCAGAAAAGACAAGCTTAATCCTAACCCAAAGCTAAGGAATCGCAGCGATAAAGGCGTGGTGTTTTTAAGCGATTTGATTAAGGTTGGAAAACGATCTTATAAAGGCGGTAAGGCGTATAATTTTTATGACGGCAAGACCTACTACGTGAGAGTCACTCAAAATTCAAACGGGGATTTAGAATTCACTTCAAGCTATGATAAATGGGGGTATGTGGGCAAGACTTTCACTTGGAAACGCTTGAGCGATGAAGAAATCAAAAATCTAAAACTCAAGCGTTTTAACCTAGACGAAGTCCTTAAAACCATTAAAGATAGCCCTATTTAA
- the pgsA gene encoding CDP-diacylglycerol--glycerol-3-phosphate 3-phosphatidyltransferase — protein sequence MCGAQLFRACVFEFFTSLFESMKVLKLLPNFLTILRIVLSLFLLFLLLNTRTYFSFLTPFHINMISSLVFLFAALTDLLDGYIARSYKAKSRFGEIFDPLADKILILSAFLGLVYLDRVNAWIPFVILGREFFISGLRVLAANEKKDIPVNALGKYKTVSQVVAIGALLANLTYSYVLVAIAVFLTLYSGIDYTIKYYKS from the coding sequence GTGTGTGGCGCTCAGCTTTTTAGGGCGTGCGTTTTTGAATTTTTCACAAGTCTTTTTGAAAGCATGAAAGTTTTAAAACTCCTGCCTAATTTTTTAACGATTTTACGCATTGTCTTATCCTTATTTTTATTATTTTTATTGCTAAACACGCGCACTTATTTTAGTTTTTTAACCCCCTTTCACATTAACATGATCTCTTCATTGGTTTTTTTATTTGCCGCGCTCACGGATTTATTGGACGGCTACATCGCTAGAAGCTATAAAGCCAAATCGCGCTTTGGGGAAATCTTTGATCCTTTAGCGGATAAAATCCTTATTTTGAGTGCGTTTTTAGGGCTAGTTTATTTGGATCGTGTGAATGCGTGGATCCCGTTTGTGATTTTAGGGCGCGAATTTTTTATTTCAGGGCTTAGGGTTTTAGCCGCTAATGAAAAAAAGGATATTCCTGTCAATGCGTTAGGCAAGTATAAAACCGTGTCTCAAGTCGTGGCGATTGGCGCTTTATTAGCCAATTTAACTTACTCCTATGTGCTTGTGGCTATAGCGGTTTTTTTAACCCTTTATTCGGGGATAGATTACACCATTAAATATTATAAATCTTAA